From a single Nicotiana tomentosiformis chromosome 2, ASM39032v3, whole genome shotgun sequence genomic region:
- the LOC138905791 gene encoding uncharacterized protein, giving the protein MVNRTWMMTSNIAESLNVVTRDARELPIVELLEYMRTLLERWTNEKLLKAKGTFTYLGKKIQQTVRASTDHIHTVIDGVKHYIICLQNKRCSYGQFQLDELPCAHALAALRHRNESYENYCSPYYTRESLLHTNEIPVDPLPDESKWNGPQHIAEEVVMPPTRKRQAGRPQKQIYKPYDEVNAKKYKVSCGNCRLERHNKRSCKNAPKRK; this is encoded by the exons ATGGTGAACAGAACTTGGATGATGACATCAAATATTGCAGAGTCATTGAATGTGGTAACAAGAGATGCAAGAGAGCTGCCGATAGTAGAACTATTAGAGTACATGAGGACTCTTCTTGAACGTTGGACTAATGAAAAGTTATTGAAAGCAAAGGGTACATTCACATACCTTGGGAAAAAAATACAACAAACA GTGAGGGCTTCAACAGATCACATCCATACAGTGATAGATGGTGTAAAGCACTATATTATTTGTCTTCAAAATAAGAGATGTAGTTATGGACAATTCCAGCTTGATGAACTTCCTTGTGCACATGCTTTGGCGGCTTTAAGGCACAGGAATGAGTCTTATGAAAACTACTGTTCTCCTTATTACACGAGGGAGAGCCTCTTGCATACTAATGAAATACCAGTAGACCCGCTGCCTGATGAAAGCAAATGGAATGGGCCACAACATATAGCTGAAGAAGTTGTAATGCCACCTACCAGGAAAAGACAGGCAGGAAGACCTCAAAAACAAATATACAAACCATATGATGAAGTAAATGCAAAAAAGTACAAGGTTTCATGTGGCAACTGCAGACTAGAAAGGcataacaaaagatcttgtaaGAATGCTCCCAAGAGGAAATAA